A window of Fragaria vesca subsp. vesca linkage group LG7, FraVesHawaii_1.0, whole genome shotgun sequence contains these coding sequences:
- the LOC101307929 gene encoding protein NSP-INTERACTING KINASE 1-like translates to MADTHFRKTPTFSNPLRLPPLMSLTCSSENLVVGLAWIVLGFRLVIWWRQRRNKQAFFDVKDKHQEISLGNLKRFHFRELQIASNNFSNKSLLGKGGFGQALDMFTKELSAMALLQQSRDLKIQFQTEVELISLAVHRNQQKGF, encoded by the exons ATGGCGGATACCCATTTCAGAAAAACGCCCACTTTCTCAAACCCATTGCGCCTTCCTCCATTGATGAGCCTCACTTGCTCTTCTGAAAACCTGGTTGTTGGCCT AGCTTGGATTGTTCTTGGATTTAGATTAGTAATATGGTGGAGGCAGAGGCGCAATAAACAGGCATTCTTTGATGTTAAAG ACAAGCATCAAGAAATTTCGCTTGGGAACTTGAAGAGATTTCATTTCAGAGAACTTCAGATTGCATCAAATAACTTCAGCAACAAGTCCCTACTAGGCAAGGGAGGCTTTGGACAGGCTTTGGACATGTTTACAAAGGAACTCTCTGCGATGGCACTATTGCAGCAGTCAAGAGACTTAAAGATTCAATTCCAGACCGAAGTTGAATTGATCAGCCTAGCAGTTCATCGCAACCAACAGAAAGGCTTCTAG